The window TTTTGCATGTGAATTAGAATAAATTGAAGTGGGAATGGAGTGTGTGGTTCAGGGAATTATTGAGACTCAAGTAAGTTCACTGAGCACATTTTGCTTCTTGCAAAAATGTGCCTCCTAACTTTATGGCGTTGAATGTGGAATTTAGCATTTGAATATTGAAAATGATTTTGACGGTGCAAACCATATCTGCAGCATGTTGAGGCCCTCGAAATTCTGCTTCAAGGGCTTTGTGGTGTACATAAACAAAGCTTAAGGATCCATGAACTGTGCCTTAAGAGTGTCCCAAACCTAGGTAAGTGAGTTTTCTTTGTAAACTACGATGGAACTAGGAACCACTAATTCAGTGGTCATGTATGTACACATGCGATTGAGGCAAATGCTTGCAACCATATATGCATCCATTAGAAGTTTTCTTAACTTAGTTGTTTGATATAGCTGCTTTTTTCTAGTTTGTGGTCCATCTCATTCTTTCTTGTTGTTTGTCTTAGACCCGGGCCGTAGATTATGGTTACTCTTATTGCATGTCATTCATCTTTCTGTTTTTATGTTTCTGTTACTATTTCGATTTCTACTGGATTTACTAATgaattctctccttttttttttttactttgttttcGTCTTatcgagccgagggtctatcggaaacagcctctctgtccCGATcggggcaggggtaaggtctgcgtacacattaccctccccagaccccactatgtgggattttactgggttgttgttgttgttgtccacCTATATGATGCAATACAGGTAAGATATGAAAATTATTGCATTGAATTATGGGTAGGTATTTTTTGCTTTCAGTACATCTTATTTGTAAGTTGAAGAACTCATGGTTTTGGCTTCATTAGCTTGTTGACTGCACTGTTTTTTACAAAAGGTTGTTTGATATCATGGTTTATCGATAATGTACTTGTGCTTGTTTGACATGTCATATCTTGTCAAAAGGGGCCACTAAAGCTCCATTTTACATTTTTCCTTTTCCCCCCTCCCGCACTTTTCTCCTTGGGTTATTATAACCATGAAGTCCGTTACTGCTCATTCTCAGGCTTAGTAGCATCAGAAATACGTCTCTTATGTGATCTTGAGCAGCCGGAACCCACATGGTAAGTGATCTATTTCATACTGTGCCTAGCTCTGGCGATATGTGAAGCCTAAATTTTTGTGTAAAATTAAATATAGGACTGTTCGACATGTTGGTGGTCCAATGAGAGGCACTGGTGCTGAACAAATCTCAGTCTTGGTGAGACCGATGATAGAAAGCAAAATAAGCAAGAATGCATTGCGCATGTTTTATGCACTCGGCTACAAGCTAGACCACGAGCAGCTGAGAGTTGGTTTTGCATTCCATTTCCAAAGAGGTGCCCAGATAACTGTTACAGTTTCATCCATCAACAAGATGTTGAAACTTCATGCAACTGATGAGGCAGTGCCTGTGACACCGGGCATACAGCTAGTTGAAGTGACAGCACCTGCTTCATCTGAAAATTACACtgaagttgttgctgctgtatcGTCCTTCTGTGAATATCTTGCACCGTAAGTACCTTTATATTGGTTTGTTACCCTGAGGTGAATGGAGTGTTTAAATAATGGGTTGAactgaattatatatatatacatacatacatacatatatacatacatacatatatatatatatatatatatatatatatatatatatataatcgccTTGTCACAAACATTCTGAACACATAATTTCAAAAGTATAATGGGGTCAGAACCTAAAGGTTGAACCCAACCAATTTAAATCTTGGATTTGCCTTTGGTATATATTGTTAGGAGAAACTAGTTTATTTACTTATTTCTATCATTTGGTTGACATACAAAtggtttctatttttttttcaggCTCCTCCATTTGTCAAAACCCGGTGTGTCAACAGGGGTTGTTCCTACTGCAGCTGCAGCAGCTGCATCTCTCATGTCAGATGGCGGAGGCACAAAAATGTAGTATTAATACTTTGCAgctattttatttatattcttttacATTTTGGTTGCGGTCCTCATTGCTGGATAAGAGACCTATTTTGCAAAATGATAGCCCTCCTATATTTGTCGTTAAGATGCTGATCAATACACAGTAATGTTTTTGCATACAATAGAGTTATAGTATCAACCAGCTTAGTTCAATTAAGGGTGGATGAATCTTTTCTCTCTTTCGATAAGTTCCTTGTTATTGATTTTGATTCGTTTTTCTCCAAGGTATTGATACTTTTATTGTTTATGTGTTGATCTTCATATCACGTGGAGATGATCAGATATTCTTTATCTGTATCAGATCAATGGTGGTGGAACATTTTTTTATATGGTTTCAGATATTCATATACTAGTAATTTGGGGCACTAATTTATCAATTTCTATACTGTTTATGTGAATTTCGCGAAGTAGTTGATATAAACTGAGATAGGAGGAGAGTCTAGTTGTTAGTTGATATTAAATGATCAGTTCATTTAAGCGGATAagactgggtatgttgttgttgttcatttAAGCGGATATTTAATTTCATCCGCAGTGTCTATCCTTTGTTATGTTAAATTCATACATCTTAGAATTAAAATTTAACACTGAATATGTGAAGATTTTGAGAGTATCATGTTACCTAGTAATATTTGTAATTGAGATTTACATGTAACTACTTTTGAGTTTTTAACCATATTGTCCTTATATATGGGATAGGTCTATTTTCGTCTTTTATATATATACCTTTGAGCATCTTTAGTCCCTTAAGTTTGTTAAATTGGAGCACTTTTGGTCTAGCTAACAAAATGGGGCTAACTTGGGGTTAAAACTAACGGCTGTGTATAGTGGCGGATGCAGGATTACCGTCAAGGGgttcaaaaaaaaggaaaaagttatAAAGATTGTAGTTAGTGGGAATAGAACCAATGACCTTACAAaaattttgaacccccttgaccactaacCTATGTGTTGTGTTAAGGTGAttgaaaacaaaatatataaagataaaaaatagattttgcGTGAAGGGGGTTCGGACGAACACCCTTTCGCCGCCCTTAATTCGGCCCTGCCTGTGTATCTCATGTACAAAGACCAGCACAAAACCTTTTTCACTTGAGTTTCTCTCTTTTGGAAACAAAGGAGAAAAAAGAAGCTTGTCCATTGGGATTCTTCTGCAGCCTGCCTTCAGAGGCTCAAGAGCCGTGCCAATTCATCACTGCTCTGTGTGTTATATCcttattttactatttctttGAATTTCTTTATGATCTGACTTTGAAAATCTGAATGTTCTTCATCGTATTCATccttcattatttaaattttatctaTTCACGCATTCAAATCAGATGCTGCAGATATTTCTAATTAACccatcttcttttctttctccaacGAGCAGTAAACGGGTTGACTAAGttttcacaaaacaaaaaaataattattgggaaaAGAACTATTTCCAAGAAGACAAATAAAGAAGCAAACTGTAAACTCTCTGAAACCTCAAACTACACAAAAATTTGCATTATATCCTCTGTCTTTCTCCTTCAAAGT is drawn from Nicotiana tabacum cultivar K326 chromosome 22, ASM71507v2, whole genome shotgun sequence and contains these coding sequences:
- the LOC107808195 gene encoding mediator of RNA polymerase II transcription subunit 18 produces the protein MECVVQGIIETQHVEALEILLQGLCGVHKQSLRIHELCLKSVPNLGLVASEIRLLCDLEQPEPTWTVRHVGGPMRGTGAEQISVLVRPMIESKISKNALRMFYALGYKLDHEQLRVGFAFHFQRGAQITVTVSSINKMLKLHATDEAVPVTPGIQLVEVTAPASSENYTEVVAAVSSFCEYLAPLLHLSKPGVSTGVVPTAAAAAASLMSDGGGTKM